CAGGCCGTCGGAAAAATAGAGCTCGACCGCGATGGGCTCGTCGATGGCCGCCAGCACCGTACTGGTGCCCGGCGACAGCGAATAGAGCTCGTCCTCGGTGAGATCGAGCTGCCACGAGGTGAAGGCCGCGTTGGCCAAAACGTTGACGCCGAGGAAGATGATCGCCGCCAGCGCCAAGCCCACCAAGGCCAGGCGCCGGCGCTGGCTGTCGCTGCTGCTATCCATGCCCGCTATCGCCATGGCCTAGTCCGCCCGCTTGAGGTCGACGATGACGACGTTGGCGCCGAGCCAAAAGACGATCATCGAAAGGAAGAAGACCAGGTCGCGGAAATCGATCACGCCCTTGGTGATGGCCTGGAAGTGGGTCAGGAAACTGAGCGAGGCGACCAGATCCACCAGCGCCCGCGGCGCCCAGCCCTGGAAGAAGCTGAGAACCAGCGCCATGCCGCTCATGGTGAAGAGGAAGCACACCGTGGCCGAGACGATGAAGGCGATGACCTGGTTCTTGGTCAGGGCCGAGATGCACGAGCCGATGGCCAGGAAGGCGCCGGCCATGACCAGACTGCCGAGATAGCTGGCCAGCACCACGCCGTTGTCGGGATCGCCCAGCAGGTTGACCGTGATCCACATGGGAAAGGTCAGCACCAGAGCCAGGCCGATGAAAGCCCAGGCAGCGAAGAACTTGCCCAGCACCGCTTGCGCCGTCGAGATGGGCAGCGTCATGAGCTGCTCCACCGTGCCGGTCTTGCGTTCCTCGGCCCACAAGCGCATGGCCACCGCCGGTACCAGCAGCAGGTAGAGCCAGGGGTGGTAGCCGAAAAAGCTGCCGAGGTCGGCCTGGCCGCGCCCGAAGAACTGGCCGATATAGAAGGTAAAGGCACCGGTCAGCGCCAGGAAGATGACGATGAAGACGTAGGCCAGTGGCGTCGAGAAGTAGCTTCGCAGCTCGCGTTTGGCGATGACCCGGATATTACGCATGGCCGGCCTCCGGATCGCCGCCGGTGATCTGGCGAAAGACGTCGTCGAGGCGCCCGCGCTCGACCGTCAGCTCCTCCACGGCGATGCCTTGGGTCCGGATTACCCCGGCCACGGCCGCCGCCAAGTCCTGGCCCGGTGCCGGCAGCACCCGCAAGCGCACCGCGCCGGAGGCCATGTGGGCCACCTCCAGGCTGGCAACCCCATCCAGACCGACCAGCGCCGGGCGCAATTTGCCCTCGTCGGCGTGCGCCACGACCAGCGCCACGGCGTTGTGCTCGGGCAGCCTGGCCTGCAGCTCCTCGGCCGTGCCATCGGCCAGCAGGCGCCCGGCGGCGATGATCACGGCCCGGCTGCACACCGCCTCGACCTCCTCGAGAATATGGGTCGAGATGATGATGGCCTTTTCGGCTGCCATTTCCCGGATCATCGAACGCACATGGTGCTTCTGGTTGGGATCGAGGCCGTCGGTGGGCTCGTCCAGGATCAGCACCTCGGGGTCGTGCAGGATCGCCTGGGCCAGGCCGACGCGGCGTTTGAAGCCCTTGGAGAGTGTTTCTATGCGCTGGCCGACGACGCTTTCCAGCGACACCGTGCCCAGCGCCTTTTCCACCCGCTGGCGCCGCTCGGCACCGTCGAAGCCACGCACCTCGGCGATGAAATCGAGGAAGCCGGCCACCGTCATGTCGCCATAGGTCGGCGCGCCCTCGGGCAAGTAGCCCAGGCGCTGCTTGACGGCGATGGGCTCGGCGACCACGTCGTGGCCGCAAACCAGTGCCCGGCCCGAGGTCGGCGGCAGATAGCCCGCCAGCATCTTCATGGTGGTCGATTTGCCGGCGCCGTTGGGCCCCAGGAAGCCCAGCACCTCGCCGCGCCCGACGCTGAGGTCGATGCCGTCGACGGCGGCCAGGGAGCCGTAGGTCTTGGTCAGCCCCTGCAAGGCGATCATCTCAGACATTATCGCTTCCCGTTGCGCTTGACAGGCCGGTCTCCGCGCCCGCTACTGCCATGAGGATCGGCGCCCCACCAAGCCGTGAGCGAGGCGCCAGCAGGCGCAATATAGTCAACGCCCGGCGGCGATCAAGTGCCTTTGGTGGGAAGGCGCGGCGGCCTATTTCGTCCGCACGCCCTGAGGATCGAAATTCAGCTCCAGCACCCGCCAGGCGGCGAACTGGCCGGCCGGCATTTCATAGGGCGAGCAACGCATGACAGCGCGCAGCGCGCGGTCGGCGGTGGGCAGGAACAGATCACTGCCGGCCTGGCTGCCGGTGTTGCGGCTCAGCACCTGGGGCGTGCTCCTGAGGTTGCCGTCGCGGCGCAACTTCACCCGCACCTTGATCACCGGCTGGCGGGCCGCGCCACTGCCCGGCGGCGCCTGCCAGCAGCCGCTGACCTGCTGGCCCAGCGCCTTGGCCAGGGCGCCCTGCGGCACGCTGCTCTGGGCCGCGGAGCTCTGGGCCGCCGGTGCCGGGGCACTCGAAGCCCGGGCCTGGGGCGCGGCCCGGACCTGCGGCGCGGCCTGGGCCGGGGGTCTGGCCCTGGCCCTCGCCCCTTTCATGACCTCCGACATGCCACCGCCCAGGACGGCGGCACCGGCCATCTCGGCGGCACCGCCGACGATTTCCTCGAAGGCGCCGCGCAAACGGCTCAGCATGCGCCGCATCTGGGCCTGGTTGCCATCATGGTAGAGCTCCTTGCGGGCCACCTTGGTATCGCCGTCGTAGTCAAAATTATCGACCAGCACCTTGGCGCCAAGGGGGCCGAGCAGAACGCTGAACAGCAGCGTGTCCTTGCCGCCGGCCTGGGCCTTGACGTCGGCGGTATCGAAGACGAAACGGAAAAAGCGGGTGATCTCGGCAACCGTCAGATGGTCGTCGCCGGTGACGTCGACCAAGGTCCAGAGATCGCTCTCGCAGTTCGCCTTGCCGGCTTCGCAATCGGCGATCAGGCGCTCGAAGTCGCTCGCCATGGCGGCTTTGGCGCCACTTGGCAACAACAGCACCAGAAACAGCGCCGAGGCCATGGCAACGGCTTTCCCGGTCATCGTCTTCTCCTTTTGCCCCGCCGCCTCTTTTAGCACATTTCGCGGCCCTGCCGTCAGGCGCCATCGGCGGCCCTCGGTTTTACCCCAATCGATAGCGAAAATCGCAACACGTCCCGCCGCTCATCAGCGTCTCGCGCCGCTCGAAGGCGACGCCCATGCCCTCCGCCATGGGCTCGTCGGCGCGACAGGCCAACAGGGGCCCCAGCTCTCGGGCCCCCAGCTTTTCCAGATGTTCGGCGTAGGCACAGCGCCGCACGTCGAAGCCGAACTCCGTCTCGTCCTCGCCCAGCGTTTGGTATTCAAGGGCGCCGCCCGCAGCAAAGGCTTCGACGCCGCGCTGCATGCTTTGGCGGTCGACCCGGCCGGCCGCCGCCAGGCGTTCGCCATGGGCCCGCGCCTCGGCATCCAGCACCTCGGCCACCAAGGCATCGGCCGTGGCCTCGCCGAGCTCCGCCCTGAGACGGCGCAGCAGCGGCACCAGCAGCGCCATCTGGGCTTTGAAACGATCGAACTGGGTGAAATTGCTCTCGGCCATTGTCGCCCTCCGCCAACTCTTCAATTTGCCAAGCGTCAGTTCAGCCTAGCGTATTTCAGGATTGACAAGAAATGCGGCGGTTCGAAAACCGTGATTTTATTGGCCAAACCCGTCCGCGACAGTTTGCCGCAGGACACCTTGTCGCATTGTGATTCCCCGCTTTTTGCCGAAATATCCCCCTGCGATTCCCAGAAACTTTATCGCGCTTGCGCTCGCGCTAACGCCGCGATCGCACTTCAACAACGAACGGGAGCGGGTGATGTCGTCCACCACAACAGAGAAACGACTTTCTCGCCGCGACGCTTTGCGAGGAGCCGGAGCCGGCGCGGTTGCCGCGACGGTGATTGCGGCCACGCCTCGCCAGGCCTCGGCGGCCGCCACGTCGAAACCCCACTTCGGCATGGTCATCGATACCCGGCGCTGCATCGGTTGTCATTCGTGCTCGGTAGCCTGCAAGGCCGAGTTCGACACCCCCTTGGGGTACACCAGGTCGTGGGTCGAATACGTCGAGAAGGGCAATTTTCCCAATGTCAGCCGGGCCTTCCTGCCCCGGTTGTGCAACCACTGCTCGGATCCTCAATGCGTCAGCGTCTGCCCCACCGGGGCGACCTGGAAGCGCGACGAGGACGGTATCGTGGTGGTCGACGCCGAGGTTTGCATCGGCTGCAAGTACTGCCTGCAAGCCTGCCCCTACGACGCCCGCTTCATCAATCCCATCTCGGGCTCCGCGGACAAGTGCGATTTCTGCCTGCACCGCACCACCAAGGGCACGGCACCGGCCTGCGTCACCACCTGCATCGGCCGGGCCCGGGTGTTCGGCGACCTCAACGATCCCTCGAGCGAGGTGGCCCGCCTGATTGCCGGCAACAACGTCACGGTGCTGCGCAAGGACATGGGCACCAAGCCCAACGTCTACTACATCAACGCCGATCATTCCGACGAAGCGGACGCCCGCCATTCCGGACAATACATCCGGGTGACGACGCATCGCCGCGAGAAACAGAGGAGGTAATCATGACAGAGGGATTGACCTGGGGGTTTCCCGTCATCGCCTATCTGTTCTTGGCGGGTTTGGGTGCCGGGGCGCTGACGGTCAGCGCTTCGATGTTCCTGCGGGGCGGAGATCCGCAACGCGGTATGCACGTCGATACGGCACGCTACGGAGCCTTTCTGGCGCCCGTGCCGATCATCATCGGCTGCGGCTTCCTGATCTTGGAACTTGGGTCGTTCGAGGCGGGGCATATGTTCCGCTTCTTCAACCTCTACCTGGTGATGAACTTGTCGCCGATGTCGGTCGGCACCTGGTTGCTGACGGCCTGCATCATCATCAGTCTGGCCTATGCCTACACCTATCTGAAGGAGGCCCCGGGCCTGACGCAGGAGCAGCGCTACACCTGGCGCCGCCTGCTGTCCTGGATCGCCATTCCCTTCGGCATTGCCACGGCGGTCTATACCGGCATCCTGCTGGGCGCCATGCCGGCGCGGCCTTTTTGGAACTCGCCCATCCTGGCCATGCTGTTCCTGCTGTCGTCGCTGTCGACGGGGGTGGCGGCGATCCTGCTGCTGCGCGCGCTGTTCCCCTCGAACCGCTTCGATCCCGAGACCGAGCGCCAGTTCAACAACTCGGGCTACATCCTGACCTCCACGGACACCATGCTGATCGGCTTCGAGTTGCTGGTGATCTTCCTCTTTGTGATGTTCGCGCACCTCACGGTGGGTAACGTCAAGGAGGCGGTCAGCGTGATCCTGGCGGGCGGCCAGTTGGCCAACTGGTTCTGGTTCGGCGTGGTCATCGTCGGGCTCTTGCTGCCGGCCCTGATCGAGCTCTACTACGTGATTCCCAGATTGGTCTTCCACGGCGAGTTCGTGGCGCCGCGGGGAATGGAGATCGTGGTTCCGATCGCCATCCTCATCGGTGGCTTCATGCTGCGCTACGTGGTGGTCGTAGCCGGTCAGATTACCGGCCCGATCGGGCTCTAAAGGAGGCTGCTATGTCTACGCGAAGAGATTTCCTGAAGCTCGGTGCCGCGGCAACGACGGCGGCGCTGGCAACGGGAGGCGTCTTGACTGCCCAAAGCGCCTCCTTTGGTGAAGGCAAGGACTACTCGCCCCAGACCGGACGGGAACGCCAGCCCGTGCCGTCGACCTGCTGGCAGTGCGTCTCACGCTGCCCCATCGTCGGCTACGTCGAGAACGGCCGCCTGGTCAAGATCGAAGGCCAGCCCAACTCGATCCGCACCGAGGGCAAGATCTGCGCCAAGGCCCAGGCCGGGGTCAACCAGGTCTACGATCCCGACCGCATCCTCTATCCCATGCGCCGCGTAGGCCTTCGTGGCGAGGGCAAGTGGAAGCGCGTGAGCTGGGACGAGGCCCTGACCGAGGTTGCCGGGCGCTTGAAAAAGCTGCGCGACGACGGCCATCCGGAAAAATTCATGTTCCACTACGGACGCATGAAGGCCTCATCGTCGAAGCTGATCAAGAGCGTGTTCCTGGCCAATTACGGCACCAGCACCATCGGCAACCACACTTCGATCTGCGAAGGCGGAAAGTGGACGGCGCAGGAGCTGACCTGGGGGTCGCACTATGACAACTGGGACTTCGACCACACCAAGTTCGTGCTCAACTTCGGCTCCAACTGCCTCGAGGCCCACACCAACCACACCGCGGTGGCCCATCGCCTGGCTCGGGCCATCGTCGACCGCAACGTGCGTATGGTGAGCTTCGACGTCAGGCTTTCCAACACCGCCGCCAAGTCGAGCGAGTGGGTCCCCGTCAAGCCCGGCACCGACGGTGCCGTGATGCTGGCCATGTGCAACGTCATCATGGAAGGCGGCCTCTATGCCGGCGAGGGCGAGGACTTCCTGCAATTCGTCAAGGTGACGAAGGGCCCGAACCCCCCGGTGGCCGACAAGATCGCGGCCCTCAAGGCGCACCTGGCCCAGTACACGCCGGAATGGGCGGAAAAGCAAAGTGGTGTCCCGGCCAAGATGATCCGGGAAATAGCCGTCGAATTCGCCACCACCAAGCCGGCCGTGCTGATCACCTATCGCGGTGCCGTGGCCCACGTCAACGGCAACGACACCGAACGGGCGGCGCAAATGCTGGCTTCCATCACCGGCAACGTCGACAACCCGGGTGGGCGCTGCAAGGCCGTCGGCCCCAAGTGGAAATATCCCAAGGGCCCGAAAAAGAAGCCCAAATCGAAGAAGCTCAAGATCGTCGACGGCTTCAAGGGCCAGGCCAAGCTGCCGACCCATCACATGAGCCATCACGTGCTCAAGGTGATCAAGGACGGCAGCCAAGGGCGGCCCGAAATCTACATGTGGTACTGTTATGCGCCGGTCTATTCGAACGGCGATGTGAAGGAGAACATCGAGGTTCTCAAGGACGAGCCATTGATCCCCTTCACGGTCTGCGTCAATCCGTTCTACGACGAATCGGCGGCGCTGGCCGACATCATCCTGCCCGACGCCACCTACCTCGAGCGCTGGGATTGGGAGGACATGGTGTCACCGGCACAGATCCCCGAGTACTACATCCGCCAACCCATGGTGAAGCCACTGGGCGAGGTTCGGGATTTCGCCGACGTCACCTGCGAACTGGCCGAACGCATGGGCTTCCCGCTGGGCATCAAGAACAAGGAGGAGTTCGTCAAGGCCTCATGCGAAAAGACCAAGG
The DNA window shown above is from Alphaproteobacteria bacterium and carries:
- a CDS encoding molybdopterin-dependent oxidoreductase, with product MSTRRDFLKLGAAATTAALATGGVLTAQSASFGEGKDYSPQTGRERQPVPSTCWQCVSRCPIVGYVENGRLVKIEGQPNSIRTEGKICAKAQAGVNQVYDPDRILYPMRRVGLRGEGKWKRVSWDEALTEVAGRLKKLRDDGHPEKFMFHYGRMKASSSKLIKSVFLANYGTSTIGNHTSICEGGKWTAQELTWGSHYDNWDFDHTKFVLNFGSNCLEAHTNHTAVAHRLARAIVDRNVRMVSFDVRLSNTAAKSSEWVPVKPGTDGAVMLAMCNVIMEGGLYAGEGEDFLQFVKVTKGPNPPVADKIAALKAHLAQYTPEWAEKQSGVPAKMIREIAVEFATTKPAVLITYRGAVAHVNGNDTERAAQMLASITGNVDNPGGRCKAVGPKWKYPKGPKKKPKSKKLKIVDGFKGQAKLPTHHMSHHVLKVIKDGSQGRPEIYMWYCYAPVYSNGDVKENIEVLKDEPLIPFTVCVNPFYDESAALADIILPDATYLERWDWEDMVSPAQIPEYYIRQPMVKPLGEVRDFADVTCELAERMGFPLGIKNKEEFVKASCEKTKAVKAAGGFEFIRKAGVFSEAGAHPKYFSYRKTVKPEAYEHDGVILDQATGVYWNWKKAKVKSEEEARAKGYAHTKKSYKAYVGQRIGDKVYKGFKPDKVNKSGFMELYSEIMEDKGLNPLPIYRPIAEHQKMGQGELILTTFKVNVQVHSRTQNCKWLTEIYHDNPGWINPATAAGLGIGHGDKIKVTSEIGEIETKAHVTPAVVPGVIAISFHCGHWEYGRYASGKKSPVGAKDPSDKFKWWSSKGEHPNWIIPNRPDPINGQQAWMDTVVKVAKV
- a CDS encoding L-2-amino-thiazoline-4-carboxylic acid hydrolase translates to MAESNFTQFDRFKAQMALLVPLLRRLRAELGEATADALVAEVLDAEARAHGERLAAAGRVDRQSMQRGVEAFAAGGALEYQTLGEDETEFGFDVRRCAYAEHLEKLGARELGPLLACRADEPMAEGMGVAFERRETLMSGGTCCDFRYRLG
- a CDS encoding 4Fe-4S dicluster domain-containing protein is translated as MVIDTRRCIGCHSCSVACKAEFDTPLGYTRSWVEYVEKGNFPNVSRAFLPRLCNHCSDPQCVSVCPTGATWKRDEDGIVVVDAEVCIGCKYCLQACPYDARFINPISGSADKCDFCLHRTTKGTAPACVTTCIGRARVFGDLNDPSSEVARLIAGNNVTVLRKDMGTKPNVYYINADHSDEADARHSGQYIRVTTHRREKQRR
- the nrfD gene encoding polysulfide reductase NrfD, with translation MTEGLTWGFPVIAYLFLAGLGAGALTVSASMFLRGGDPQRGMHVDTARYGAFLAPVPIIIGCGFLILELGSFEAGHMFRFFNLYLVMNLSPMSVGTWLLTACIIISLAYAYTYLKEAPGLTQEQRYTWRRLLSWIAIPFGIATAVYTGILLGAMPARPFWNSPILAMLFLLSSLSTGVAAILLLRALFPSNRFDPETERQFNNSGYILTSTDTMLIGFELLVIFLFVMFAHLTVGNVKEAVSVILAGGQLANWFWFGVVIVGLLLPALIELYYVIPRLVFHGEFVAPRGMEIVVPIAILIGGFMLRYVVVVAGQITGPIGL
- a CDS encoding ABC transporter ATP-binding protein; translated protein: MIALQGLTKTYGSLAAVDGIDLSVGRGEVLGFLGPNGAGKSTTMKMLAGYLPPTSGRALVCGHDVVAEPIAVKQRLGYLPEGAPTYGDMTVAGFLDFIAEVRGFDGAERRQRVEKALGTVSLESVVGQRIETLSKGFKRRVGLAQAILHDPEVLILDEPTDGLDPNQKHHVRSMIREMAAEKAIIISTHILEEVEAVCSRAVIIAAGRLLADGTAEELQARLPEHNAVALVVAHADEGKLRPALVGLDGVASLEVAHMASGAVRLRVLPAPGQDLAAAVAGVIRTQGIAVEELTVERGRLDDVFRQITGGDPEAGHA
- a CDS encoding ABC transporter permease is translated as MRNIRVIAKRELRSYFSTPLAYVFIVIFLALTGAFTFYIGQFFGRGQADLGSFFGYHPWLYLLLVPAVAMRLWAEERKTGTVEQLMTLPISTAQAVLGKFFAAWAFIGLALVLTFPMWITVNLLGDPDNGVVLASYLGSLVMAGAFLAIGSCISALTKNQVIAFIVSATVCFLFTMSGMALVLSFFQGWAPRALVDLVASLSFLTHFQAITKGVIDFRDLVFFLSMIVFWLGANVVIVDLKRAD